The Pyrus communis chromosome 9, drPyrComm1.1, whole genome shotgun sequence genome has a segment encoding these proteins:
- the LOC137745640 gene encoding receptor-like protein 43: MQVTDLQIWDLGGRRLQSQGTSLPCLLKLSQPFPVFHNLISLSFSLNLKILNLSKMKPLFPLPYLFLLFFIITNTFCVNITAAVHGRCLEDQQLLHLKKSLTFAPKSSEYPHSSKFISWNSSTDCCSWAGVTCNTNGSVVGLDISSKNISGGIDNLSTLFHLQHLQSLNLADNSFVNGSCIPSSIGKLTNLRYLNLSDSGYSGKIPIEISRLTRLVVLDISLCKHQCATKLESPNLSMLFQNLTEITELYLDGINISAQGSQWCQAISSSLPNLRVLSLCGSQLSGPFCQSLAKLQSLSVIQLDSNDIYGPIPGFFPKLTSLSLRNCILNGTFPKEIFQVPTLKAIDLSGNVRLHGSFPEFLDNASLGFLDLSHTKFSGLLPDSIGNLKLLSILNLYNCSFSGSIPKSMASLTNLFYLDMSSNMFNGSIDSIYWKNLDKLAYLALDTNLLTGSIPSSIFSSPSLLQLTLSHNQFSSQLHELSNDDSSPLSHLDLSFNSLSGMIPQSLSAMSNLQVLNLKRNNLTGSISDFEFPESLEFLELNQNQIDGQFPKSLAKCSQLQVVNLENNQITDTFPCLLRNIATLRVLALRSNKFYGRLGCPEETNGMWPMLQIIDIAHNNFHGEILGTYLKAWQAMIDNKDENASTIRLLPFEDPGLIHYQETITVVSKGFEIELVKILTIFTSIDFSCNNLSGPIPKEMGELKSLYLLNLSSNAFTGEIPSSFGNMRQLESLDLSQNKLSGKIPLQLAKLTFLSFLNLSNNQLVGRIPIGNQFSTFTSASFTGNKGLWGSPLTVDSKARLSPPPTLTGSVPSSRHEIDWDLISVEIGFVCGFGVAVGSLVLCKRWSKWYYKTMYKILVKIFPQLEDRIGRHRRHVHINQRLGR, translated from the coding sequence ATGCAGGTTACAGACTTGCAGATATGGGATTTGGGAGGGAGAAGACTTCAAAGTCAAGGCACAAGTTTACCATGCCTATTAAAGTTGTCACAACCATTCCCAGTTTTTCACAACTTAATTTCCCTAAGCTTCTCTCTAAAcctcaaaatattaaatttatcCAAGATGAAACCTCTCTTCCCACTCCCATATCTCTTCCTCCTGTTCTTCATTATCACCAATACTTTCTGTGTTAACATCACGGCTGCAGTCCATGGTCGGTGTCTCGAAGACCAGCAATTGCTCCATCTGAAGAAAAGCCTGACCTTTGCTCCTAAGTCATCTGAGTATCCTCATTCATCCAAGTTTATATCATGGAATTCAAGTACCGACTGCTGTTCTTGGGCTGGTGTTACTTGCAATACCAACGGCAGCGTTGTTGGCCTTGACATTAGTAGCAAAAACATCTCCGGTGGCATTGACAACTTGAGCACTCTCTTCCATCTTCAACATCTTCAAAGCCTCAACTTGGCTGATAACTCTTTTGTTAACGGCTCTTGCATTCCATCATCAATCGGAAAGCTTACCAACTTGAGGTATCTAAACTTATCTGATTCTGGTTATTCCGGAAAGATTCCTATTGAGATTTCACGCTTGACAAGGTTGGTTGTCCTAGATATTTCTCTATGTAAACATCAGTGTGCCACCAAACTTGAGAGCCCAAATTTAAGCATGCTCTTTCAGAACCTCACAGAGATTACAGAGCTATATCTTGATGGGATAAATATATCAGCACAAGGGAGTCAGTGGTGCCAAGCAATATCATCTTCACTCCCAAATCTGAGGGTGTTGAGCTTGTGTGGAAGCCAGCTCTCAGGTCCTTTTTGTCAGTCCCTCGCAAAACTACAGTCTCTCTCGGTGATTCAATTGGATAGTAATGACATTTACGGTCCAATTCCAGGATTCTTTCCCAAGTTGACATCTTTGAGTCTTCGTAATTGCATTCTGAATGGAACATTTCCCAAAGAGATCTTTCAGGTACCTACTTTAAAAGCTATTGACCTTTCCGGTAATGTACGTCTTCATGGTTCTTTTCCAGAATTTCTTGACAATGCATCTCTTGGATTTTTGGACCTAAGCCACACAAAGTTTTCAGGGTTATTGCCTGATTCCATCGGCAACCTCAAATTGTTGTCCATTTTAAATCTTTATAACTGCAGTTTTAGTGGATCAATCCCAAAGTCCATGGCAAGCCTAACAAATTTGTTTTACTTGGACATGTCATCAAATATGTTTAATGGTTCGATTGATTCTATTTACTGGAAAAACCTTGATAAGCTCGCATATTTGGCATTAGATACAAATTTACTCACTGGTAGTATTCCATCATCTATCTTTTCTTCTCCCTCCTTGTTGCAACTGACACTTTCCCACAATCAATTCTCTAGTCAACTCCATGAACTTTCCAATGATGACTCCTCCCCATTATCTCACCTTGATTTGTCTTTTAATTCTTTGAGTGGTATGATTCCCCAAAGCTTGTCTGCAATGAGCAACCTTCAAGTGCTTAACTTGAAGAGAAACAACCTTACTGGAAGTATTTCTGATTTCGAATTTCCTGAAAGTTTAGAGTTTCTAGAACTCAATCAGAATCAGATAGATGGTCAATTTCCAAAGTCTCTAGCCAAATGCAGTCAATTACAGGTTGTAAACCTtgaaaacaaccaaataacagACACCTTCCCATGCTTGTTGAGGAACATCGCCACCTTGCGTGTCCTTGCTTTGCGGTCCAACAAATTTTATGGACGCCTTGGATGTCCCGAGGAGACTAATGGAATGTGGCCAATGCTTCAGATCATAGACATAGCTCACAACAATTTTCATGGCGAAATACTAGGAACGTATTTGAAAGCCTGGCAGGCAATGATAGATAACAAAGATGAAAACGCGTCAACAATCCGCCTGCTTCCGTTTGAAGATCCTGGATTGATTCATTATCAGGAGACAATAACAGTAGTAAGCAAAGGTTTTGAAATCGAACTGGTAAAGATTCTAACTATCTTCACCTCCATTGACTTCTCTTGCAACAATTTGAGTGGACCAATACCTAAGGAAATGGGAGAACTCAAATCATTATATTTGCTCAACTTGTCGAGCAATGCTTTTACTGGTGAAATCCCATCGTCATTTGGCAACATGCGACAACTCGAGTCCTTAGACCTGTCGCAAAACAAGTTGAGTGGGAAAATTCCACTGCAGCTGGCAAAGCTTACTTTCCTTTCATTCTTGAACCTCTCAAATAATCAATTGGTTGGCAGGATCCCAATCGGTAATCAGTTTTCAACATTTACAAGTGCCTCCTTTACAGGTAACAAAGGATTATGGGGGTCTCCTTTGACAGTAGATAGCAAAGCAAGATTGTCACCACCACCAACATTGACTGGGAGTGTTCCGAGTTCTAGACATGAGATTGATTGGGATCTTATCAGTGTTGAAATTGGATTTGTATGTGGCTTTGGAGTTGCGGTTGGGTCACTTGTGTTGTGCAAGAGATGGAGTAAATGGTATTACAAAACAATGTATAAAATCCTTGTTAAGATATTCCCTCAACTTGAAGATAGAATTGGTCGTCACCGAAGACATGTCCACATAAATCAAAGGTTGGGACGCTGA